The genomic region CATCTGCGGTACAATCTTTGGTCATCTGTGCAAGTTCTTCAATTGTCTTACCCTTGACCACCAGCGGACAACCATGCTGTTTTGCCAGTGCACAGAATTCCTTACGATTTTCCAGTGTGGCAGCATGAATAAGCGGACGATAGGTTCCGCAATACGTAAGGGCCGCTGACAGAGCTGCAGGATTGGCCGTCATCAGTACAAGGGGCAGGTCGGCGGTCTTTTCAACAGTTTCGACAGCCCGGGCAAACGTATCTGCAGAACCACTGGTATTTTCTATGGCTATTCCGTTAAACCGGAGGTCCGCACCTACCCGGGTAAAAAATTCATCCCGTACACGCGCTGTTACCGCGGAAATCTCTTCCGGGGCCCGGGTGTCGGCAATCTTGAAAATGATTCCCGGTGGATGGTAAAACGTCTTTTCATGACGATAGAGTACAAACTCTTCACCCACTGCAAAGGATCGTTCACCAATGCCGAGTTTTACCAGCCGGATTGGTGGGCGCGTTGTAGCACCCAGTACTGATTTGGCAGCATCGTCGAGGTAAGGGCAGAGGTCGACATCCGCTTTTCCCCCGGCAAGTTTCATGGCAAAGGTCAGGCAGGTAGGGTCACCGCATTCCTTGCAGTTTTTCTTGGGCAGGAGTTTGTAGATGTCGAGTGCCTTGAGAGCCATATTATACCTCCCCTGCCGCCGTTTTTCCGGCATTAAGGCTGGCGAACGCTTTCCTGAGCAGGGGAATTGTTCGGGGATGCCGCACGCAGATGATTTCTGAACCGGCAGCGGCAGCGGCAAGTCCGGTGGTAAATTCCCATTGGACAGCGATATCGTCCTGAATCGCGGGGTCTGCTTCACGGACTTCCTTTACCGTCAGGGTGTCGATTGCAGAACAGATGATCGGCATGGCAAGATCGGCATCGCCTTTCAGTGCTGCGAATCGGATTCGCTCCATTGCCGAATAGGAATACTCAAAACCGTAGCCTAACGATCCGGTGTACGGATCGATAATGATGTGGTCCCGTAAAACCCCAATCTCCTTTAACAGGATGTTGAGCTGTTTTGCCAGATTGACATCAATAGGGGACTGTGCAATCACCGAATGGTTGTAGGCCATGGCAGCAGCAGCAATGCTCCGGTACCTGCCCGCTTCAGCAGTTCCCAAAAGGAGGCGTTCTCCCTGGCCGGCTTCTCCGCATTTCAGGAACACCTCGCTGTCAATTTTTGGTTCATTGCTTCCCTCAATAATAAGGGGCAGGCTGGTGCCGGATAAAACGGTTTCTACGGTTTTTCCTACGGATGCGATATCGGAAAAATCCCGTTGCCGGGTGCTGGTCAGGTACAGGCGGATCATGTCTGCCCCATAGACAGAATCTGCTGTAAATGCCCATTTCCCGCAATCATTTACTATATCCCCGCAGTAGTTCCTGACAATCGGGGACCAGTACTGGGGATTATCGCAGATCTCAAAGGCGATGAGCGGGGCAGAAGAACCCGGTATCCGTTCAAGAAAGGGAAGTGTTTTTCCCCCTCCAATCCGGTAAGAAATTCTCCGGGTGCCCCCGTCTGTTTTTGTGGCGCCGAGCACTACTTCGGTAATCGTGTCACTCCAGCCAAAATTCAGATCAAATCCCATGATAGCATCACACCAGGGGTTTCATGGTCAGGGCCGGATGTTTTACACTTTCAAGATATACCATGAGATCTTCGATTGTTGCTGCTTGTGTCTCATCAGCGATCTTGTCAAACAAGTCCGGCCTGCCCTGATCGGCCAGTATTTTCACCAATCGCGGCTTGAGTTCTTCTTTAAGTTGTGCGGGCATCCAGACAAGGCGTTCGATGCCACCTTCACCTTGTAAGAACCGGTCTGACAGGATATACCCTTTTGAAATTCCTGCAAATCCCGGTGTCTGTGCACCGCCACCGATTGTACCGGCAAGGGTGGAAAACGACATGCCCGAAGGCGTCAGTCCTTTGAATTCCCGGTTCACCACCATGATCCCGTTTACCTCCGGAAGCATCAGGGCAATGCATTCAAAACACCCGCAACAGGTCATCGGGTATTCCATTACGCTGTAGAGCGAGCACCGGTCAACTTCTCCATGGCTGGCTTTCCTGACAAACCGGTTGACCCCCTCAAATTCACCGTTCTGGGCATTGATCACCGATCCTTTCTCGATTGGCTGGTTTGCACCGGCAGGTGATATCTCGAACGCTATTTTACCGTCCAGCCAGCTGATGGCCCCGCACAAGGCAGGGCGCTCGGGGGTGATCACGCAGACATGGTTCGGCGCAAATGTCTGGCAGAGCGTGCAGGAATAATAGGTGCTGACATCGCCATCACGCATGTCCTTGATGCGGGCATCCCGCTCATCATAGACCCGTTCTGCTTCCTTCTTTGCTGCCAGTACTTTTTCCTTATCTGTTATGAGCGTGACCGATACGGCATCCAGCAACTGGGGAAAATCCATGCGGAACTTGCTTGCGAGAAGTTTGCCGAGATGCTCGATCTTCACGCCTTTTGCTACGGCTTCTTTCGATAACCTGACCCAGATGAGATCCCGCTGGGCTACATGCCATGATCCTTCACCGTAATTGACAAAATTATGAATTCTTCTCTCGAGAACCGGTTCATAATCTTTTTTCATGGTTTTGCCGGCAACTTCAATGATAATTGCGAGCGGGTTTGCAGATCCTTCTTTCAGGGAATCGATCTCGGGACCAATAACCGTTACCTGCCCGTCAGTGATCTCATCTGCATTTTTCATCCGCAGCAGTTCAAACGCCGGTGATCTGCCTCCACCAAACTCTACATACATTTCCTCTTTCCGGATACTTTTTCCTTCAAAGGCGGGTGAGCAACCCATGGGAATGGGGATGGCTGTCACATTGACACGAATGCCTTTTAATTCCATGCCTTTGCTGACAATATCCTGGGGAGTTGCAGAAATCCATACGCCTCCAGAATATTCTCCCAGCGACAGGATGGGAAACCCAAGCACTCTCATACCATCGACAAGTGCAATTTCTTCATCGGAAAGACCGGGAAGAACGATAACAATGGCCTTCGCACGTTCCGTTGCATACCCGATAAGCCGGTGTATATCCCCGGGGGTAACCCCACCAAACATCATGGCTACACGTGCAATGATATCAACAAAGTGCACACCATACAACGCATTTGAACCGAGGGGGATAAGACGATAGTCAAGACCCAGTTTTACACCGGCAGCAGATAAAGAAGGTACGACCGGGCCGGCAAGGAACGTGAGCATATATTTTTCCTGGAGTTCGCGGCAGATGGCTGCAGCAGAACCGGCACTTTGGGGTGATCCGACAATCAGGGCAAGGCCAAGGATACTTCCGTCAACAAGAGAATACCCGAGTTTCCGGATTATACTATCGCCAATAAAACCTGTGAAGGGCGCCTCTTCTTTACCCTTAAGTGCAGTCTTACTTGCAAGAATGCATTCCGACGCAACGAGTAAGTTATCCTGCGTACGGGAAAAAACATCCAGCGATGCATTACTGTCATGTACCGGTATGCCAGTAAGTGCGTAGGATATGGGGAGGTGATAGGCAGTATCCTCATAGGAAAATGTTCCCTGAATTTTCATTATTGCTGTTTTTAATTGCAGGTCGCCATTTTTTTTGGCCAACTCAACGTCGGTCATTGTCAAATTCCCTCGAATATATCGTTTCCCTGTTATACAGATATAGTTTCGTTATAAGGAAAAAAAGGTAAATGTATGATCCACTAACGATAACAAAAATATATATCCCTTTTAAATGATATTCTCTTTAATGAGAGGCTAAAAAATGGGTGTCTTGCGAATTTACAAGTATTTTTCAGTTTTTGTGCTGCTGGTTGCAGCAATTTGTATTATCCAGCCGGTGCTGGGTGCTAATGAGACCGTAACCATAGCCTATTGGGGATCGGGCGGAAGTTACATTGGCGACACGGTTATTTTTGATGGGAAAAACACTGCAGGCAATATCACCTTTATCCGGATAACCGGCCCGGGTCTTCCTTCGGAAGGTGTTCCCCTGTACGATCTCAATGGTGCTCCGGGATCGGGAAGTCCTGTGAACGTGAACCCGGATGGTACCTGGAGATTTTCATGGTATACCTCGAGTATCAAAGGAATTGAAAAAATGCAGACTGCACGGTATTATTTCACGGCAGCCGATCTCGCCCGTCCAGAATTTTCATCAACAACGTCAGTGGTTCTGAAAAAAGCGGAATTTTATGCCACGCTTTCCCCGAATCCTGCAACCATAGATGACTATGTATCGATAATAGGCTCAGCAGAGCGGGGTGTGTCTTATGTCCGGATTGATGTAACCGACAGTACCGGTAAAATTGTTCACACCTATTCTTCTCCGGTCAGTGCTTCCGGATATTTCAACTATGGTTTCCATGTTGACATGAAGCCGGGACAATATTTTGTGACGATAAGCAATCCCTCGCTGAAAAATTCTCTTCAGATGGTTCTGACCGTCGTCTCTCAACATACTCTGGCCGGAACAAATACAACCGTGGCAGTGGTTCCCGGTAGTCCAACTGTTTTAACACCGGCCCCCCTCGTGGCTACGACCCCCCAAAATCCTCCGGTTATTACGGCAAATGGAGGGGCACTCTCCATCGCATCAACCCCGCCGGGAGCTTCAGTATATCTCGATTCGGTGATGATGGGAAAAACACCTGTTGATCTGGGCAATCTGAATTTTGGTAACCACCTTGTAG from Methanoregula sp. harbors:
- the acsC gene encoding acetyl-CoA decarbonylase/synthase complex subunit gamma, coding for MALKALDIYKLLPKKNCKECGDPTCLTFAMKLAGGKADVDLCPYLDDAAKSVLGATTRPPIRLVKLGIGERSFAVGEEFVLYRHEKTFYHPPGIIFKIADTRAPEEISAVTARVRDEFFTRVGADLRFNGIAIENTSGSADTFARAVETVEKTADLPLVLMTANPAALSAALTYCGTYRPLIHAATLENRKEFCALAKQHGCPLVVKGKTIEELAQMTKDCTADGVQDLILDLSPESLQAFIVRSTAIRQLAITRAAPDLGYPVFLDASVMELPDAAVALGITKYASVIVTSPLSYAAAEAALTLRQNIYTDPQKPIQMNPGLYRVGNPGKDAPVLMTVNFSLTFFTLQGYLESTRLPCFMLIVDTEGLSVLTAVAAGKLSEMLVKDSIKKFAVEDEVSHRKLIIPGYASPLSGRIEEATGWKVLVGPRDAAEIGEYLHEEWKQ
- a CDS encoding acetyl-CoA decarbonylase/synthase complex subunit delta; its protein translation is MGFDLNFGWSDTITEVVLGATKTDGGTRRISYRIGGGKTLPFLERIPGSSAPLIAFEICDNPQYWSPIVRNYCGDIVNDCGKWAFTADSVYGADMIRLYLTSTRQRDFSDIASVGKTVETVLSGTSLPLIIEGSNEPKIDSEVFLKCGEAGQGERLLLGTAEAGRYRSIAAAAMAYNHSVIAQSPIDVNLAKQLNILLKEIGVLRDHIIIDPYTGSLGYGFEYSYSAMERIRFAALKGDADLAMPIICSAIDTLTVKEVREADPAIQDDIAVQWEFTTGLAAAAAGSEIICVRHPRTIPLLRKAFASLNAGKTAAGEV
- the acsB gene encoding acetyl-CoA decarbonylase/synthase complex subunit alpha/beta; this encodes MTDVELAKKNGDLQLKTAIMKIQGTFSYEDTAYHLPISYALTGIPVHDSNASLDVFSRTQDNLLVASECILASKTALKGKEEAPFTGFIGDSIIRKLGYSLVDGSILGLALIVGSPQSAGSAAAICRELQEKYMLTFLAGPVVPSLSAAGVKLGLDYRLIPLGSNALYGVHFVDIIARVAMMFGGVTPGDIHRLIGYATERAKAIVIVLPGLSDEEIALVDGMRVLGFPILSLGEYSGGVWISATPQDIVSKGMELKGIRVNVTAIPIPMGCSPAFEGKSIRKEEMYVEFGGGRSPAFELLRMKNADEITDGQVTVIGPEIDSLKEGSANPLAIIIEVAGKTMKKDYEPVLERRIHNFVNYGEGSWHVAQRDLIWVRLSKEAVAKGVKIEHLGKLLASKFRMDFPQLLDAVSVTLITDKEKVLAAKKEAERVYDERDARIKDMRDGDVSTYYSCTLCQTFAPNHVCVITPERPALCGAISWLDGKIAFEISPAGANQPIEKGSVINAQNGEFEGVNRFVRKASHGEVDRCSLYSVMEYPMTCCGCFECIALMLPEVNGIMVVNREFKGLTPSGMSFSTLAGTIGGGAQTPGFAGISKGYILSDRFLQGEGGIERLVWMPAQLKEELKPRLVKILADQGRPDLFDKIADETQAATIEDLMVYLESVKHPALTMKPLV
- a CDS encoding PEGA domain-containing protein codes for the protein MGVLRIYKYFSVFVLLVAAICIIQPVLGANETVTIAYWGSGGSYIGDTVIFDGKNTAGNITFIRITGPGLPSEGVPLYDLNGAPGSGSPVNVNPDGTWRFSWYTSSIKGIEKMQTARYYFTAADLARPEFSSTTSVVLKKAEFYATLSPNPATIDDYVSIIGSAERGVSYVRIDVTDSTGKIVHTYSSPVSASGYFNYGFHVDMKPGQYFVTISNPSLKNSLQMVLTVVSQHTLAGTNTTVAVVPGSPTVLTPAPLVATTPQNPPVITANGGALSIASTPPGASVYLDSVMMGKTPVDLGNLNFGNHLVEIKTPGYVPFSVQVAVVEGTPITISPILQKTPSAIPLSPVTVLIGLIISGAIVLVWRRT